The Henckelia pumila isolate YLH828 chromosome 2, ASM3356847v2, whole genome shotgun sequence genome includes a window with the following:
- the LOC140877364 gene encoding uncharacterized protein, translated as MEKSRQSSLVPTSNVGSKTAFLKEDPPVIVEGDSDTQRRTAIDAWNHSDFLCMNYILNGLDDTLYSVYSSVKTAKELWDSLEKKYKTEDAGITKFVVGKFLDFKMIDSKTVMSQVQEIQIILHDLLAEGMEINEPFQVASIIEKLPPMWKDFKNYLKHKRKELKLEDLIVRLRIEEDNRNTEAKSNKKMMEIEAKANLAESSTSHKRKRPQDGKQKGKAKKFQGSCYNCGKPNHMARDCRLPKKSNANQKPKQVNLVEQKYEPLAISDMI; from the coding sequence ATGGAGAAAAGCCGCCAAAGTTCTCTGGTGCCGACTTCAAACGTTGGCAGCAAAACAGcatttctcaaggaggatcccCCCGTCATCGTTGAAGGCGATTCTGACACACAAAGAAGGACCGCGATAGATGCATGGAACCACAGCGATTTTCTCTGCATGAATTATATTCTAAATGGTCTGGACGACACTCTATATAGTGTCTACTCCTCTGTAAAGACTGCCAAGGAACTCTGGGATTCCTTGGAAAAGAAGTACAAAACTGAAGATGCCGGCATAACGAAGTTTGTGGTTGGCAAATTTTTGGACTTCAAGATGATAGACTCCAAAACTGTAATGAGTCAAGTGCAAGAGATACAAATCATCTTGCATGACTTATTGGCCGAAGGGatggaaatcaatgaaccattccaaGTTGCGTCTATCATTGAGAAGTTGCCTCCGATGTGGAAAGACTTCAAGAACTACCTTAAGCACAAACGTaaggagttaaaacttgaagatCTAATTGTGAGACTTCGCATCGAGGAGGACAACAGGAATACTGAGGCCAAGTCAAATAAAAAGATGATGGAAATCGAGGCCAAAGCAAATCTGGCGGAGTCTAGTACGAGTCACAAGAGAAAGCGCCCCCAAGATGGAAAGCAAAAAGGGAAAGCAAAGAAATTCCAGGGAAgttgctacaactgtggcaaaCCGAATCATATGGCAAGGGATTGCCGACTTCCAAAGAAATCCAACGCAAATCAAAAACCAAAGCAAGTAAACTTGGTTGAACAAAAGTATGAACCTTTAGCAATTTCTGATATGATTTAA